The following is a genomic window from Neurospora crassa OR74A linkage group III, whole genome shotgun sequence.
GTGAAAATAATTCTCTCAAGATGCTACTCAATTTATCATCAGGCACACACTTACCAATGATGTGCTTCTCGTGTATAAGGGTTATGAAGCGAGCGAGGAAGGGCTCGACAAAGAGCTCTATTGTGTCTAGACGTGGTCCTAGCGTCACTCCATCTATAACCCTGCCAAGCCCCAGGTGCACCAAGGGTAGGCGGTCATACTGCCATACACAACCCTCTCTCTTCAACCACAGTTCGTCCTGTCTCCAGTCGAGCTTCTTCACCCAGACTGAATTCACTACGTCTCAGTGTAAGTTCAAACACCCAGTCACTATGTGCTCACCAAAAAAGCTGTCCCTTTCAGGACAGTTCTTAGGTTTTTGTTTGTAAGACAAAAACTAACACGCACGGCAGGACACTGTGATTAGTCTTTTGGAGGTAAACCCTCTCACACAACATGAAGTCCCTCACCAGGCCCTACGGCCTTATGTGCCGGCACCGCCTTACTTCTCTCACCACTAGAGCATCAAATCTCCAACAACGACCttattcttctaattccTCATCTGAGACaagaacagcaacaccaaccgcAACACCGACCAAAAAGGCACAAAGACAAGTAATCTTCTCCGGTATCCAGCCCACAGGCATACCGCACTTGGGCAACTACCTCGGCGCCCTTCAGCAATGGAAGCGCATGCAGGACAGCGCGGATCCTGAGACGACGGATCTCATTTTCTCCGTGGTTGACCTGCACGCCATCACCGTGCCGCAGCAGCGCGGCAACCTGAAGAAATGGAAGAGAGAAATGCTTGCGGCGCTGCTGGCCATCGGCTTGGACCCCAAGAGGTGCACCATCTTTTACCAGAGCATGGTGCCAGGGCACTCGGAGTTGCAGTGGATTTTGAGTTGTACAGCTAGCACGGGGTATTTGTCTAGAATGACGCAGTGGAAGGTGAGTTTCTTTTGAGGTTATTGTTCGatgagagagaaagagagagagagagagaggaaagagagCAAGAGAACGAGCGGGGGAAAGGGTTGAACACGAGACCAGCGGCTGATGGTATGTGTGTGGaaaattactctactacAGAGCAAACTACAATTAGCAGACGACGCCCACATGCTAGATGACAAGGCCAAATCCTCTCTCAAGCACGGCTTGTTCTCTTACCCCATCCTTCAAGCGGCGGATATCCTCGTTCACAGGGCGACCCATGTCCCCGTCGGCGAAGATCAGAGGCAGCATC
Proteins encoded in this region:
- a CDS encoding tryptophanyl-tRNA synthetase, whose product is MKSLTRPYGLMCRHRLTSLTTRASNLQQRPYSSNSSSETRTATPTATPTKKAQRQVIFSGIQPTGIPHLGNYLGALQQWKRMQDSADPETTDLIFSVVDLHAITVPQQRGNLKKWKREMLAALLAIGLDPKRCTIFYQSMVPGHSELQWILSCTASTGYLSRMTQWKSKLQLADDAHMLDDKAKSSLKHGLFSYPILQAADILVHRATHVPVGEDQRQHLEFARECVTNFNHAYKGKVLVAPETILSPTKRVMSLQLPTKKMSKSDPDPSSRILLTDTPSEIHAKILKARTDSLTPSLGITFDPIQRPGVSNLLQLLSHFDTQDRSAQEIAAQINAEVMGNHGGLGGEGEENPLRKLKERVSEVVQRELNPIREKYLKLLQEDGGKEGGYLDEVIREGARKANESAERTMSRVRRAVELGA